Proteins encoded in a region of the Balaenoptera musculus isolate JJ_BM4_2016_0621 chromosome 21, mBalMus1.pri.v3, whole genome shotgun sequence genome:
- the LOC118887750 gene encoding LOW QUALITY PROTEIN: protein CEBPZOS-like (The sequence of the model RefSeq protein was modified relative to this genomic sequence to represent the inferred CDS: inserted 1 base in 1 codon) gives MAHDLEPLXKKIFKGVLVAELVGIFGAYFLFKKMNTSQDFRQTMSKKFPFILEVYYKSTEHSGMYRIREQNQEKWLNSKN, from the exons ATGGCCCACGATCTGGAACCAC GCAAGAAAATCTTTAAAGGAGTTTTAGTAGCTGAACTTGTGGGCATTTTTGGagcatattttttgtttaaaaagatgaACACAAGCCAAGATTTTAGGCAAACAATGAGCAAGAAATTTCCCTTCATCTTGGAAGTTTATTACAAATCCACTGAACACTCTGGAATGTACAGGATCAGAGagcaaaatcaagaaaaatggctgaacagcaaaaattag